One Maribacter cobaltidurans genomic window carries:
- a CDS encoding cob(I)yrinic acid a,c-diamide adenosyltransferase, which translates to MKIYTKTGDNGTTSLFGGTRVPKHHIRIDSYGTIDELNSWLGLIGDQEISDSYKEQLSTIQKKLFTIGAILATEPAKSLLKNGKERLSIEKINEADISFLERAMDQMDGELPQMTHFILPGGHTTVSYCHIARTVCRRAERKTTILHENEPFDDSVLIYLNRLSDYLFVLARKLSMELKVEEIKWIPEKKD; encoded by the coding sequence ATGAAAATATATACTAAAACAGGAGATAATGGTACCACTTCACTTTTTGGCGGGACCAGGGTTCCAAAACATCATATAAGAATAGATAGCTATGGCACTATTGACGAGTTGAACTCTTGGTTAGGACTCATTGGTGACCAAGAAATTTCAGATTCTTATAAGGAACAGCTAAGCACCATTCAGAAAAAATTGTTTACCATAGGGGCTATTTTAGCGACAGAACCGGCAAAGTCTTTACTCAAAAACGGTAAGGAACGTCTTTCCATTGAAAAAATCAATGAAGCCGATATTTCTTTTTTGGAAAGGGCCATGGACCAAATGGACGGAGAACTGCCACAAATGACACACTTTATTTTGCCCGGAGGGCACACGACCGTGTCATACTGTCATATCGCAAGGACCGTTTGTAGAAGGGCGGAAAGAAAAACTACCATTTTGCATGAAAACGAACCTTTTGATGATAGCGTACTTATCTATTTGAACCGACTTTCAGATTATCTTTTTGTACTGGCACGGAAATTGTCAATGGAGTTGAAAGTAGAGGAAATTAAATGGATTCCCGAAAAAAAGGACTAA
- a CDS encoding DUF2795 domain-containing protein, with protein MYWTLELASYLSDAPWPASKDELIDYSIRTGAPLEVVENLQSMEEEGGEIYESIEEIWPDYPTEEDYLWNEDEY; from the coding sequence ATGTATTGGACACTAGAATTAGCATCTTATTTAAGTGATGCGCCTTGGCCGGCAAGTAAAGATGAGTTAATTGATTACTCGATTAGAACCGGTGCTCCTTTGGAGGTTGTGGAGAATTTACAGTCCATGGAGGAAGAAGGTGGTGAAATCTACGAATCCATTGAGGAGATTTGGCCAGATTATCCAACAGAAGAAGATTACCTCTGGAACGAGGACGAATATTAA